One Nicotiana tomentosiformis chromosome 4, ASM39032v3, whole genome shotgun sequence genomic window carries:
- the LOC104116536 gene encoding protein PSK SIMULATOR 2-like — MGGVCAGGTAKNRAEIHHEIESTSGSSKKLKSVRSFGKENKDESFSYPDVSTFRGTPNLYDSGELYLSNFRELKPSTPARTGGNKAASSFLGKASIVGLEKAVEVLDTLGSSMTNLNSGGFMTGTASRGNKVYILAFEVANTITKGANLLQSLSKENVQYLKKEILPSKGVQQLVSTNMTELLTIAAADKREEFDVFSREVIRFGDMCKDPQWKKLGRYFSRLDSDSGAHKQLRAEAELMMQELTILAQHTSELYHELHALDRFEKDYRRKLEELDSLNLPRKGEGLMMLQSELKHQRKIARSLKKKSLWTKSLEEVVEKLVDIVTYIHHAIVEAFGDNGLTSAGKEPAKKQERLGAAGLALHYANLVTQIDNIASRPTSLPPNLRDGLYNGLPPSVKTALRSRLQAIDPKEELTIPQIKAEMEKTLQWLVPVATDTTKAHQGFGWVGEWANSGSDSGKKTPAQVNPIRLQTLYHADKQKMDYHVLELVTWLHRLISLVRFNGTKAFPTRSPTRKGLVLETETMNTNPKTPKVQISLEDRNLLDKVMKRKCLIPGRSKSQEFLLPKNRRQVWALSRSMGSSPCTDFKHPKGNVLDILDGLDSAF, encoded by the exons ATGGGAGGTGTTTGTGCAGGTGGGACAGCAAAGAATAGAGCTGAAATTCACCATGAGATTGAGAGCACCTCAGGTTCTTCAAAAAAGCTAAAATCAGTCAGGAGTTTTGGAAAGGAGAATAAAGATGAATCCTTTTCATATCCTGATGTGAGTACTTTCCGCGGGACGCCTAATCTCTATGATTCTGGTGAATTGTACTTGTCTAATTTCAGGGAGTTAAAGCCATCTACACCTGCTAGAACTGGAGGGAACAAG GCTGCTAGCTCTTTTCTTGGAAAAGCAAGTATAGTCGGTCTAGAGAAAGCAGTAGAAGTATTAGATACACTTGGGAGCAGCATGACAAACTTGAATTCCGGAGGGTTTATGACAGGAACGGCGTCAAGAGGGAATAAAGTATATATTCTAGCATTCGAGGTAGCGAATACCATCACCAAAGGTGCAAATTTATTGCAATCTCTTTCCAAAGAAAATGTTCAGTATTTAAAGAAGGAAATTCTACCTTCAAAAGGAGTGCAACAGTTGGTTTCTACTAATATGACCGAGCTGCTTACTATTGCTGCTGCCGACAAAAG GGAGGAATTTGACGTTTTCTCGCGTGAAGTCATTAGGTTTGGAGATATGTGTAAAGACCCACAATGGAAAAAATTAGGTCGATATTTTTCCAG GTTGGACTCAGACTCTGGTGCACATAAACAACTAAGAGCAGAGGCCGAATTGATGATGCAGGAATTGACCATTCTGGCTCAACATACTTCG GAATTGTATCATGAGCTGCACGCACTGGATAGATTTGAGAAGGATTATCGCAGGAAACTTGAGGAATTAGATTCTTTAAATCTACCTCGAAAAG gAGAAGGCCTAATGATGTTACAGAGTGAGCTAAAACATCAAAGAAAAATTGCGAGGAGCTTGAAAAAGAAATCTCTTTGGACTAAGAGTTTGGAGGAG GTTGTGGAGAAGCTTGTTGACATTGTTACTTATATACATCATGCAATTGTGGAAGCATTTGGGGACAATG GATTGACATCTGCTGGCAAGGAACCTGCCAAAAAACAAGAAAGACTGGGAGCAGCTGGTCTTGCTTTACACTATGCTAACTTAGTTACTCAAATAGATAACATT GCCTCACGCCCTACCTCTCTTCCTCCTAACTTGAGGGATGGATTATATAATGGATTGCCTCCCTCCGTAAAAACAGCCCTTCGTTCACGTCTGCAGGCGATTGATCCTAAAGAAGAG CTCACAATTCCTCAGATAAAAGCAGAGATGGAAAAAACTCTCCAGTGGCTTGTCCCAGTAGCTACAGATACTACCAA GGCACATCAAGGCTTTGGATGGGTTGGAGAATGGGCTAATAGCGG AAGCGATTCTGGCAAGAAGACCCCGGCACAAGTTAACCCTATTCGGTTACAAACACTCTACCATGCAGACAAACAGAAAATGGACTACCATGTCCTCGAACTAGTGACGTGGCTTCACCGTCTGATCAGTCTGGTAAGGTTTAACGGTACCAAAGCTTTCCCCACACGATCACCAACACGCAAAGGACTTGTTCTGGAGACAGAGACTATGAACACTAACCCCAAAACACCTAAGGTCCAGATTTCTCTTGAAGATAGAAATTTACTAGATAAGGTTATGAAAAGGAAATGTTTGATTCCCGGAAGAAGCAAAAGCCAGGAATTTTTGTTGCCCAAAAATCGGAGACAGGTGTGGGCGCTAAGTAGAAGCATGGGTAGCTCACCTTGTACTGAT
- the LOC104102240 gene encoding uncharacterized protein, translated as MAIDSIPPIIAAQLNYLVTHCPFSVKVENMWPGGKNTGLFDRFSLVIPFCLDYIKWDVIYNAAYPLAAPDVIFGPEDENFRPYRVIGEASDSKSLKNPLTDWNSRDPTRLFSLVVQLRELYKAYQKKRVEEVDDDRLKFEISTMLAREGIEMSLSSNVDKPEEVKFAVPLLDLDLNKMVVGSTWRHQQKIYLQVIYPIGRKYSSAPSAPRLKLVSSSELKSLFSIDDFRLPAWLDGMCMAEYLPTLEEMLESQIKDAVTSIESRRKLIMALAPLFGRPVEADPVFCRKATFLSSSGVFTFLVHVAISLQFPKQQPSLMLQSSQHFDSQALPIKSPVITEYPWSPRWEISDMAERIFDFLVEECLNFKKYCNETMLQNR; from the exons ATGGCGATCGATTCTATTCCTCCAATCATCGCTGCTCAGCTGAATTACTTAGTCACACACTGTCCATTCTCTGTCAAG GTGGAGAACATGTGGCCAGGAGGCAAAAACACTGGTTTATTTGATCGTTTCTCCTTAGTCATCCCCTTTTGCCTCGATTATATCAAAT GGGATGTAATATATAATGCGGCGTATCCGTTGGCAGCACCAGATGTTATATTTGGGCCGGAAGATGAAAATTTTCGGCCCTATCGTGTTATTGGCGAAGCTAGTGACTCAAAGTCATTGAAGAATCCTCTTACTGATTGGAATAGTAGAGACCCGACTCGTCTGTTTTCTCTAGTTGTGCAACTCAG GGAGTTGTACAAAGCGTATCAAAAGAAAAGAGTTGAAGAAGTTGATGATGACCGATTGAAGTTTGAAATCAGCACAATGCTCGCCAGAGAG GGAATTGAAATGTCTCTGAGTTCAAATGTTGATAAG CCAGAAGAGGTTAAATTCGCTGTCCCTTTGctggatttggatttgaacaaaATGGTTGTTGGATCCACATGGCGCCATCAGCAAAAGATATACTTACAG GTTATATATCCGATTGGCAGAAAATACTCTAGTGCTCCTTCTGCTCCACGTTTGAAATTGGTTTCTTCTTCTGAATTGAAGTCTCTATTCTCAATTGATGATTTTAGGCTTCCTGCATGGTTGGATGGAAT GTGCATGGCTGAGTACCTTCCAACTTTAGAAGAAATGCTTGAATCACAG ATTAAAGATGCAGTTACATCCATTGAAAGTAGAAGGAAGCTCATTATGGCATTAGCTCCTCTTTTTGGAAGGCCAGTAGAAGCCGATCCA GTTTTCTGCAGGAAAGCGACTTTCCTATCTTCCTCTGGGGTATTTACTTTTCTG GTTCATGTTGCCATCTCACTTCAGTTCCCCAAGCAGCAGCCAAGTTTGATGCTTCAGAGTTCTCAG CACTTTGATTCTCAAGCTCTGCCCATCAAGTCTCCGGTGATTACTGAATATCCATGGAGTCCCAGATGGGAAATATCAGATATGGCTGAGCGGATCTT CGATTTCCTTGTTGAAGAATGTTTGAATTTCAAGAAATACTGCAATGAAACCATGCTTCAAAACCGATGA